The following proteins are co-located in the Pseudomonas cavernae genome:
- the rpsO gene encoding 30S ribosomal protein S15 yields the protein MALSVEEKAQIVNEYKQAEGDTGSPEVQVALLSANINKLQGHFKANGKDHHSRRGLIRMVNQRRKLLDYLKAKDTTRYSALIGRLGLRR from the coding sequence ATGGCACTCAGCGTTGAAGAAAAAGCCCAGATCGTTAACGAGTACAAGCAAGCTGAAGGCGACACCGGTTCTCCGGAAGTGCAAGTTGCACTGCTGTCCGCCAACATCAACAAGCTGCAAGGCCACTTCAAGGCCAACGGTAAAGACCACCACTCCCGTCGTGGTCTGATCCGTATGGTTAACCAGCGTCGCAAGCTGCTGGATTACCTGAAGGCCAAGGACACCACTCGTTACAGCGCCCTGATCGGTCGCCTGGGTCTGCGTCGCTAA
- the truB gene encoding tRNA pseudouridine(55) synthase TruB, whose amino-acid sequence MAQVKRVRRNVSGILLLDKPRGLTSNAALQKVRWLLNAEKAGHTGSLDPLATGVLPLCFGEATKFSQYLLDADKGYETLMQLGVATSTGDAEGEVLERREVTVGRADIEAVLPRFRGEISQIPPMYSALKRDGQPLYKLARAGEVVEREARSVTIARLDLLSVEQSQARLAVACSKGTYIRTLVEDIGQLLGCGAHVAELRRTQAGPFQLAQTVSLETLEQAHAEGGNEALDRFLLPSDSGLEHWPLLQFSEHSSYYWLHGQPVRAPEAPKFGMVRVQDHNGRFIGIGEVSEDGRIAPRRLIRSE is encoded by the coding sequence CGTGTTCGCCGCAACGTCAGCGGCATCCTCCTGCTCGACAAGCCGCGTGGCCTCACTTCAAACGCCGCGCTGCAGAAGGTCCGCTGGCTGCTGAATGCCGAGAAGGCCGGCCATACCGGCAGTCTCGACCCGTTGGCCACCGGCGTGCTGCCGCTGTGCTTTGGCGAGGCGACCAAATTCTCGCAATACCTGCTGGATGCCGACAAGGGCTATGAAACCCTGATGCAGTTAGGGGTGGCCACCAGCACCGGCGATGCCGAAGGTGAAGTGCTGGAGCGTCGCGAGGTGACCGTTGGTCGTGCCGATATCGAGGCTGTGCTGCCGCGTTTTCGTGGTGAAATCAGTCAGATACCCCCGATGTACTCGGCCCTCAAACGCGATGGTCAGCCGCTGTACAAGCTGGCGCGGGCGGGTGAAGTAGTGGAGCGTGAGGCGCGTTCTGTTACTATTGCGCGCTTGGATTTGCTCAGTGTGGAGCAGTCGCAAGCGCGATTGGCCGTGGCCTGCAGCAAAGGCACCTATATCCGTACCTTGGTCGAAGACATCGGCCAGCTGCTTGGTTGCGGTGCCCATGTCGCCGAGTTGCGGCGTACCCAGGCCGGGCCCTTCCAGTTGGCGCAGACGGTCAGTCTGGAGACGCTGGAACAGGCCCATGCCGAGGGCGGCAACGAGGCGCTGGATCGTTTCCTGCTGCCATCCGATAGTGGCCTGGAACATTGGCCACTGCTGCAGTTCTCCGAGCACAGCAGTTATTACTGGCTGCATGGACAGCCGGTACGCGCACCGGAGGCGCCCAAGTTTGGCATGGTGCGGGTGCAAGATCACAACGGTCGCTTCATCGGTATCGGCGAAGTGAGCGAAGACGGGCGGATTGCGCCGCGTCGACTGATTCGGTCGGAATGA